One Aquamicrobium sp. genomic region harbors:
- the purF gene encoding amidophosphoribosyltransferase: protein MADADDTPFSADIDDNLHEECGVFGILGHEDAAALTALGLHALQHRGQEAAGIVSYHDRRFHSERHMGLVGDHFTDAATLRRLPGNRAIGHVRYSTTGETILRNVQPLFAELEVGGIAIAHNGNFTNGITLRRQLIASGAIFQATSDTEVVLHMIARSRHPSSSDRFVDAIRQVEGGYAMLALTRTKLIAARDPIGIRPLVMGELDGKPIFCSETCALDIIGAKYVRDIENGEVVICEIQKDGSITTEAIKPENPQPERLCLFEYVYFARPDSVVGGRSVYVARKNMGINLAGEAPVEADVVVPVPDGGTPAALGFAQASGIPFEYGIIRNHYVGRTFIEPTQQIRALGVKLKHSANRAMIEGKRVVLVDDSIVRGTTSVKIVQMIRDAGATEVHLRVASPMIYHPDFYGIDTPHADKLLANQHDSLDSMCRYIGADSLAFLTIDGLYKAVGGEPRDPRAPAFTDHYFTGDYPTRLVDQDGESNVHTLSLLASNG from the coding sequence ATGGCAGACGCAGACGACACCCCGTTTTCCGCCGATATCGACGACAATCTCCACGAAGAATGCGGTGTGTTCGGCATTCTCGGCCATGAGGACGCCGCCGCGCTGACCGCGCTCGGCCTGCACGCTCTTCAGCATCGCGGGCAGGAAGCGGCGGGCATCGTGTCCTACCACGACAGGCGCTTCCATTCCGAGCGGCACATGGGCCTCGTCGGCGACCATTTCACCGACGCCGCCACGCTGCGCCGGCTGCCCGGCAACCGCGCCATCGGCCATGTGCGCTATTCCACCACCGGCGAGACGATCCTGCGCAACGTGCAGCCGCTGTTCGCGGAGCTGGAGGTCGGCGGCATCGCCATCGCGCATAACGGCAACTTCACCAACGGCATCACGCTGCGCAGGCAGTTGATCGCGTCCGGCGCGATCTTTCAGGCGACCTCGGACACCGAGGTCGTCCTGCACATGATCGCGCGCTCGCGCCACCCCTCATCCTCCGACCGTTTCGTCGATGCGATCCGGCAGGTCGAGGGCGGCTACGCCATGCTCGCGCTGACGCGCACCAAGCTCATCGCCGCGCGCGATCCGATCGGCATCCGCCCGCTGGTGATGGGCGAGCTCGACGGCAAGCCGATCTTCTGCTCGGAGACCTGCGCGCTCGACATCATCGGCGCGAAATATGTGCGCGACATCGAGAACGGCGAAGTGGTGATCTGCGAGATCCAGAAGGACGGCTCCATCACCACCGAGGCGATCAAGCCGGAAAACCCGCAGCCCGAGCGGCTGTGCCTGTTCGAATATGTCTATTTCGCCCGCCCCGATTCGGTGGTCGGCGGACGCAGCGTCTATGTGGCGCGCAAAAACATGGGCATCAACCTCGCCGGGGAAGCGCCGGTCGAGGCCGACGTTGTGGTGCCGGTGCCGGACGGCGGCACGCCGGCGGCGCTCGGCTTCGCGCAGGCGAGCGGCATTCCGTTCGAGTACGGCATCATCCGCAACCATTATGTCGGCCGCACCTTCATCGAGCCGACGCAGCAGATCAGGGCGCTCGGCGTCAAGCTGAAGCACTCCGCCAACCGCGCCATGATCGAGGGCAAGCGCGTGGTGCTGGTGGACGATTCCATCGTGCGCGGCACGACCTCGGTCAAAATCGTGCAGATGATCCGCGACGCGGGCGCGACGGAGGTGCACCTGCGCGTGGCGAGCCCGATGATCTACCACCCGGATTTCTACGGCATCGACACGCCGCATGCCGACAAGCTGCTCGCCAACCAGCACGACAGCCTCGATTCCATGTGCCGCTACATCGGCGCGGATTCGCTGGCCTTCCTCACCATCGACGGGCTCTACAAGGCGGTCGGCGGCGAGCCCCGCGATCCCAGGGCCCCCGCCTTCACCGATCATTATTTCACCGGCGACTATCCGACCCGCCTCGTCGACCAGGACGGCGAGAGCAACGTGCATACGCTGTCGCTGCTGGCCAGCAACGGGTGA
- a CDS encoding CvpA family protein, whose translation MPITLLDGVLVGFTLVSAVLAMVRGFSREVLSIASWVAAAAAAYFFYPAVLPYVAPYIDNDKVQLAAAAAIVFFIALIVVTVITMKIADFIIDSRIGALDRTLGFLYGAARGILVVAVGLLFFSWLVGPNPPAWISEAKSLPLLEGVGDWLEGLLPDDPENTIIDRLRPGDETGTQTEN comes from the coding sequence ATGCCCATCACCCTGCTTGACGGCGTTCTCGTCGGCTTCACCCTCGTTTCGGCGGTTCTGGCCATGGTGCGCGGCTTCTCGCGCGAGGTGCTATCGATCGCCTCGTGGGTGGCGGCGGCCGCGGCGGCCTATTTCTTCTATCCCGCTGTTTTGCCCTATGTCGCGCCCTATATAGACAACGACAAGGTGCAGCTCGCGGCTGCGGCGGCCATCGTCTTCTTCATCGCGCTGATCGTGGTCACGGTCATCACCATGAAGATCGCCGATTTCATCATCGACAGCCGCATCGGCGCGCTCGACCGCACGCTCGGCTTCCTCTACGGCGCGGCGCGCGGTATCCTTGTCGTGGCGGTCGGCCTGCTGTTCTTCTCCTGGCTGGTCGGGCCGAACCCGCCGGCCTGGATTTCGGAGGCGAAGTCGCTGCCGCTGCTCGAAGGCGTCGGCGACTGGCTGGAAGGCCTGCTTCCGGACGACCCGGAGAACACGATCATCGACCGGCTGCGGCCGGGCGACGAGACGGGCACGCAGACCGAGAATTGA
- the pssA gene encoding CDP-diacylglycerol--serine O-phosphatidyltransferase translates to MASEPRHKADRTRRAARLREIPLRMIVPNLITVLAVCAGLTGIRLAFEHRFELAVAMVLIAALLDAVDGRIARMLQGASKFGAQMDSLADIVNFGVAPALVLYAYVLDRAGAFGWIAGLLFAIACCLRLARFNVMLEDENAPAWKADYFVGVPAPAGAMLVLLPVYLGFLGVPLGTAFAFWASAFTVLIAFLMVSQVPVYSGKSGLRVRRDMVMPMILGIVLYVALLASYTWHAMAATAIACLVFLPFSAAAYRRREAREEAAAAAAQDTPDP, encoded by the coding sequence ATGGCGAGCGAACCGCGCCACAAGGCCGACAGGACGCGCCGCGCCGCGCGCCTGCGCGAGATTCCGCTGCGCATGATCGTGCCCAACCTCATCACGGTGCTGGCCGTCTGCGCCGGGCTGACCGGCATCCGGCTCGCCTTCGAGCACCGTTTCGAGCTCGCCGTCGCCATGGTGCTGATCGCGGCGCTGCTCGACGCCGTCGACGGGCGCATCGCCCGCATGCTGCAGGGCGCGTCGAAATTCGGCGCGCAGATGGATTCTCTCGCCGACATCGTCAATTTCGGCGTCGCTCCCGCCCTCGTCCTCTACGCCTACGTGCTCGACCGGGCAGGGGCGTTCGGCTGGATCGCCGGGCTGCTGTTCGCCATCGCCTGCTGCCTGCGGCTCGCCCGCTTCAACGTCATGCTGGAGGACGAGAACGCCCCGGCATGGAAGGCCGACTATTTCGTCGGCGTGCCGGCCCCGGCCGGGGCGATGCTGGTGCTGCTGCCGGTCTATCTCGGCTTTCTCGGCGTGCCGCTCGGAACCGCCTTCGCCTTCTGGGCGAGCGCGTTCACGGTGCTGATCGCCTTCCTGATGGTCAGCCAGGTGCCGGTCTATTCCGGCAAGAGCGGGCTGCGGGTGCGCCGCGACATGGTGATGCCGATGATCCTCGGCATCGTCCTCTATGTCGCGCTGCTGGCCAGCTACACGTGGCACGCCATGGCCGCGACCGCGATTGCCTGCCTCGTCTTCCTGCCGTTCAGCGCCGCCGCCTATCGCCGCCGCGAGGCGCGCGAGGAAGCCGCCGCCGCGGCCGCGCAGGACACGCCGGACCCGTAA
- a CDS encoding GGDEF domain-containing protein — translation MTSQFVIAMLNPTIGMLFASAFFLLWTNQRGQNYILMIALSYVASSVGFLIQDVGPSFANKFERIPANVCFLVTGYLLIGGALKRYGLRIPHVLMAGIVAAGAAWQVWFVLVQPDLTARVFMVNFLLGCISLIGAVKLHPVEKRHSVDRLLFWVMVLCTLNFFLRPASIMLLAGGFTDFGSFQQSFYWTTVQFTQVMISVLFALTLMVAIALDLIAELRREANTDKLSGVLNRRGFERDAVAALGACGERRQSACLMIADLDHFKAINDAHGHAVGDRAISLFGQHLAASLQPGMIAGRIGGEEFAVLVPEAEFGAARRFAEALRADFPQKCAGRLPLSLSPSVSIGLCLAGPGVELYDLMHKADEALYHAKRLGRNQVQVFTPRQSDTPATRHTLAGA, via the coding sequence ATGACTTCCCAGTTCGTCATAGCGATGCTCAATCCGACCATCGGAATGCTGTTCGCCTCGGCCTTCTTCCTGCTGTGGACGAACCAGCGCGGCCAGAACTACATCCTGATGATCGCGCTGAGCTACGTCGCCTCGTCCGTCGGCTTCCTGATCCAGGACGTCGGCCCGAGCTTCGCCAACAAGTTCGAGCGCATCCCGGCGAACGTCTGCTTCCTCGTCACCGGCTACCTGCTGATCGGCGGCGCGCTGAAGCGATACGGCCTGCGCATTCCCCATGTCCTGATGGCGGGCATCGTCGCCGCCGGCGCGGCGTGGCAGGTCTGGTTCGTCCTCGTCCAGCCCGACCTGACGGCGCGCGTCTTCATGGTCAACTTCCTGCTCGGCTGCATCTCGCTCATCGGCGCGGTAAAGCTCCATCCGGTCGAGAAACGGCACTCCGTCGACCGGCTCCTGTTCTGGGTGATGGTTCTGTGCACGCTGAATTTCTTCCTGCGGCCGGCGTCGATCATGCTGCTGGCCGGCGGCTTCACCGATTTCGGCAGCTTCCAGCAATCGTTCTACTGGACGACGGTGCAGTTCACGCAGGTGATGATCTCGGTGCTGTTCGCGCTGACTCTGATGGTCGCCATCGCGCTCGACCTGATCGCGGAGCTGCGGCGGGAGGCCAACACCGACAAGCTCTCCGGCGTACTCAATCGGCGCGGCTTCGAGCGGGACGCCGTCGCCGCGCTCGGCGCATGCGGGGAGCGGCGCCAGTCGGCCTGCCTGATGATCGCCGACCTCGACCACTTCAAGGCGATCAACGACGCGCACGGCCATGCGGTCGGCGACCGGGCGATCAGCCTGTTCGGTCAGCATCTGGCCGCGTCGCTGCAACCCGGCATGATCGCCGGGCGGATCGGCGGCGAGGAGTTCGCGGTGCTGGTCCCCGAGGCCGAGTTCGGCGCGGCAAGGCGCTTCGCCGAGGCGCTGCGGGCGGATTTCCCGCAAAAATGCGCCGGCAGGCTGCCGCTTTCCCTCTCGCCCTCCGTCAGCATCGGCCTTTGCCTCGCCGGGCCGGGCGTCGAGCTCTACGACCTGATGCACAAGGCCGACGAGGCGCTCTACCACGCCAAGCGGCTCGGCCGGAACCAGGTGCAGGTGTTCACGCCGCGCCAGTCCGACACGCCGGCGACGAGGCACACCCTCGCCGGCGCCTGA
- a CDS encoding SDR family NAD(P)-dependent oxidoreductase produces the protein MSDALPETPDLSGRVALVTGASRGIGYFVAKELAAAGAHVIAVARTVGGLEELDDEIREAGGQATLVPLDLVDMAGIDRLGGVIHERWGKLDVLVANAAILGVIAPVGHVEAKVFEKVMAVNVTATWRTIRSVDPLLRLSDAGRAILMSSGAAHSARAYWGPYAASKAAVEALSRSWADETKNTALKVNCVNPGATRTAMRAQAMPGENPETLPHPSEIARKILPLASPALTQTGAIFEAREGRFVHYRMPE, from the coding sequence ATGTCAGACGCATTGCCCGAGACGCCCGACCTTTCCGGCCGCGTTGCCCTCGTCACCGGCGCCTCGCGCGGCATCGGCTATTTCGTCGCGAAGGAGCTGGCCGCGGCCGGCGCCCACGTCATCGCCGTCGCCCGCACGGTCGGCGGGCTGGAGGAGCTCGACGACGAGATTCGCGAAGCCGGCGGACAGGCGACGCTGGTGCCGCTCGATCTTGTCGACATGGCCGGCATCGACCGGCTGGGCGGGGTGATCCACGAGCGCTGGGGCAAGCTCGACGTGCTGGTCGCCAACGCCGCCATCCTCGGCGTCATCGCACCGGTCGGCCATGTCGAAGCCAAGGTGTTCGAGAAGGTGATGGCCGTCAACGTCACCGCGACGTGGCGGACGATCCGCTCGGTCGACCCGCTGCTCAGGCTCTCCGACGCCGGCCGCGCGATTCTCATGTCGTCGGGCGCGGCGCATTCGGCGCGCGCCTATTGGGGGCCGTATGCGGCCTCGAAGGCGGCGGTCGAGGCGCTGTCGCGCTCGTGGGCCGACGAGACGAAGAACACGGCGCTGAAGGTCAACTGCGTCAATCCCGGCGCGACGCGCACCGCGATGCGCGCGCAGGCGATGCCGGGCGAGAACCCCGAGACGCTGCCGCACCCGTCCGAGATCGCCCGAAAGATCCTGCCGCTGGCGAGCCCTGCGCTGACGCAGACCGGCGCGATCTTCGAGGCGCGCGAAGGCCGCTTCGTCCACTACCGCATGCCGGAATAG
- the radA gene encoding DNA repair protein RadA has translation MAKARTAFVCQNCGTVHTRWAGKCDGCGEWNTLVEEGTNSGGVGGGPAGLRSARKGRAVALTTLSGEIEEAPRIVSGIGELDRATGGGFVRGSALLVGGDPGIGKSTLLTQAAAALAAKGHRVVYVSGEEAVAQIRLRAQRLGADRAPVELAAETNVEDILATIAEGKRPDLLILDSIQTLWTDMADSAPGTVTQVRACAQAMIRYAKSTGTAVVLVGHVTKEGQIAGPRVVEHMVDGVLYFEGEGGHHYRILRTVKNRFGPTDEIGVFEMSDRGLREVPNPSELFLGERSAAAPGAAVFAGIEGTRPVLVEIQALVAPSPPGSPRRAVVGWDNARLSMVLAVLEAHCGVRFSQHDVYLNVAGGYRIAEPAADLAVAAALVSSLTGLALPVDCVYFGEISLSGAIRPVAHAQQRLKEAEKLGFSQAVMPASGDEKGRGKGGRAFQPATLSDLVARIAGSGARDAED, from the coding sequence ATGGCTAAGGCGCGCACCGCTTTCGTCTGCCAGAATTGCGGCACCGTCCACACGCGCTGGGCCGGCAAGTGCGACGGCTGCGGCGAGTGGAACACGCTGGTCGAGGAAGGCACGAATTCCGGGGGCGTCGGCGGCGGGCCGGCCGGCCTGCGCTCCGCGCGCAAGGGCCGGGCGGTGGCGCTGACCACGCTGTCCGGCGAGATCGAGGAAGCGCCGCGCATCGTCTCCGGCATCGGCGAGCTCGACCGTGCCACGGGCGGCGGCTTCGTGCGCGGCTCGGCGCTGCTGGTCGGCGGCGACCCCGGCATCGGCAAGTCGACGCTGCTGACGCAGGCGGCGGCGGCGCTCGCCGCCAAGGGCCACCGCGTCGTCTACGTCTCGGGCGAGGAGGCGGTGGCGCAGATACGCCTGCGCGCCCAGCGGCTCGGCGCCGACAGGGCGCCGGTGGAGCTGGCGGCCGAGACCAATGTCGAGGACATCCTCGCCACGATCGCCGAGGGCAAGCGGCCCGACCTTCTGATCCTCGATTCGATCCAGACGCTGTGGACCGACATGGCCGATTCCGCGCCCGGCACGGTGACGCAGGTGCGCGCCTGCGCGCAGGCGATGATCCGCTACGCCAAGTCGACCGGCACGGCGGTGGTGCTCGTCGGCCACGTCACCAAGGAAGGGCAGATCGCCGGTCCGCGCGTGGTCGAGCACATGGTCGACGGCGTGCTCTATTTCGAGGGCGAAGGCGGCCACCACTACCGCATCCTGCGCACGGTCAAGAACCGCTTCGGCCCGACCGACGAGATCGGCGTGTTCGAGATGTCGGATCGCGGCCTGCGCGAGGTGCCGAACCCGTCGGAGCTGTTCCTCGGCGAGCGCAGCGCCGCCGCGCCGGGCGCGGCCGTGTTCGCCGGCATCGAGGGGACGCGGCCGGTGCTCGTCGAGATCCAGGCGCTCGTCGCGCCCTCCCCGCCCGGCTCGCCGCGCCGCGCCGTGGTCGGCTGGGACAATGCCCGCCTTTCGATGGTGCTGGCCGTGCTCGAGGCCCATTGCGGCGTGCGGTTCTCGCAGCACGACGTCTACCTCAACGTCGCCGGCGGCTACCGCATCGCCGAGCCCGCCGCCGACCTTGCCGTCGCCGCCGCGCTGGTTTCCTCGCTGACCGGCCTTGCCCTTCCGGTCGATTGCGTCTATTTCGGCGAAATCAGTCTCTCGGGTGCGATCAGGCCTGTCGCGCATGCCCAGCAACGCCTCAAGGAGGCGGAAAAGCTGGGTTTTTCGCAGGCGGTCATGCCGGCATCCGGCGATGAGAAGGGCCGAGGCAAGGGAGGGCGGGCGTTCCAGCCGGCTACGCTTTCCGACCTCGTGGCCCGCATCGCCGGCTCCGGCGCGCGCGACGCGGAAGACTGA
- the sugE gene encoding quaternary ammonium compound efflux SMR transporter SugE, which translates to MSWIYLFFAGLFEIGWAVGLKYTHGFTRLWPSLYTVGAMTISLFLLGLALRTLPLGTAYAIWTGIGTIGTAILGIVLFAEPAAALRLACIGMIAAGIIGLKLVSP; encoded by the coding sequence ATGTCCTGGATTTATCTGTTCTTTGCCGGCCTGTTCGAGATCGGCTGGGCCGTCGGCCTCAAATACACCCATGGCTTCACCCGGCTGTGGCCGAGCCTCTACACCGTGGGCGCGATGACGATCAGCCTGTTCCTGCTCGGCCTTGCCCTGCGCACGCTGCCGCTCGGCACCGCCTACGCGATCTGGACCGGCATCGGCACCATCGGCACCGCCATCCTCGGCATCGTGCTGTTTGCCGAGCCGGCCGCGGCGCTGAGACTCGCCTGCATCGGCATGATCGCCGCCGGCATCATCGGCCTGAAGCTGGTTTCGCCATAA
- a CDS encoding YnfA family protein, whose product MTFPAFVVAALAEIAGCFSFWAWWRLDKSALWLIPGMVCLAAFAWLLTFAESEAAGRAYAAYGGIYICASLVWLWAAEGVRPDRFDIFGALICLTGAAVILFAPRAA is encoded by the coding sequence ATGACGTTCCCCGCCTTCGTCGTCGCAGCCCTCGCCGAAATCGCCGGCTGCTTCTCGTTCTGGGCATGGTGGCGGCTGGACAAGTCGGCGCTGTGGCTCATCCCCGGCATGGTCTGCCTCGCCGCCTTCGCCTGGCTGCTGACGTTTGCCGAGAGCGAAGCCGCGGGCCGCGCCTACGCCGCCTATGGCGGCATCTATATCTGCGCCTCGCTGGTGTGGCTGTGGGCGGCGGAGGGCGTGAGGCCGGACCGCTTCGACATCTTCGGCGCGCTCATCTGCCTGACCGGCGCGGCCGTCATCCTGTTCGCGCCGCGCGCGGCCTAG
- a CDS encoding phosphatidylserine decarboxylase — MSLADTIRNTFVPVHREGWPFIAAFAGATILLGLFSTSLFWIGLILTAWCAYFFRDPERVTPIDDRLVISPADGVVSSVGPAVPPRELGLGVEEMVRVCVFMNVFSCHVNRAPARGRVSVVEHRPGKFLNAELDKASTENERNGLVIESPNGRMGVVQVAGLVARRIVCWSDPGSDLAAGERFGLIRFGSRVDVYLPRGAAVKVAAGQTAVAGETVLAEYGVEAASPLVRVS; from the coding sequence ATGAGCCTTGCCGATACGATCAGGAACACATTCGTGCCGGTCCACCGCGAGGGCTGGCCGTTCATCGCCGCCTTCGCCGGCGCCACCATCCTGCTCGGGCTGTTCTCGACCAGCCTGTTCTGGATCGGCCTGATCCTCACCGCCTGGTGCGCCTATTTCTTTCGCGATCCCGAGCGCGTGACGCCGATCGACGATCGGCTCGTCATCAGCCCCGCCGACGGGGTCGTCTCCTCGGTCGGGCCGGCGGTGCCGCCACGCGAGCTCGGGCTCGGCGTCGAGGAGATGGTGCGCGTGTGCGTGTTCATGAACGTGTTTTCCTGCCACGTGAATCGCGCCCCGGCGCGCGGCCGCGTCTCGGTGGTCGAGCACCGCCCCGGCAAGTTCCTCAACGCCGAGCTGGACAAGGCGAGCACCGAGAACGAGCGCAACGGCCTCGTCATCGAAAGCCCGAACGGGCGCATGGGCGTGGTGCAGGTGGCGGGCCTCGTCGCCCGGCGCATCGTCTGCTGGAGCGACCCGGGGTCGGATCTCGCCGCCGGCGAGCGCTTCGGCCTGATCCGCTTCGGCTCGCGCGTCGACGTCTACCTGCCGCGGGGGGCGGCGGTGAAGGTGGCCGCCGGCCAGACCGCGGTCGCCGGCGAGACCGTTCTCGCCGAATACGGCGTCGAGGCGGCGTCGCCCCTCGTGCGGGTCTCCTGA
- a CDS encoding replicative DNA helicase: MADAIRKLGGAEAPLYREAPNNIEAEQALLGAMLVNNDAFYRVSDFLKPNHFYEPLHRRIYEVSAELIRMGKMANPVTIKTFLPAGEKVGEMTVAHYLARLAAEAVTVINAADYGRAIYELATRRALITVGEDMVNIAYDAPVDMSPAHQIEDAERRLFELAETGRYDGGFESFNDAVKTAVDMANAAYMRDGHLSGIATGLRDLDKRMGGLQPSDLIILAGRPGMGKTSLATNIAFNIANAYEPVQQADGSFKAANGGVVGFFSLEMSSEQLATRIISEQTEIPSSKIRRGEITEMDFEKLVACSQMMQKLPLYIDQTGGISIAQLAARARRLKRQRGLDVLVIDYVQLMQGTSARAAQNRVQEITEITTGLKALAKELQTPIIALSQLSRQVESRDDKRPQLSDLRESGSIEQDADVVLFVYREEYYLKNKEPKPGTDEYIKWEGEMAEARGKAEVIIAKQRHGPTGTVGLGFQGEFTRFFDLAEDSRLPERFE, translated from the coding sequence ATGGCTGACGCAATCCGCAAGCTCGGCGGGGCCGAGGCGCCGCTCTATCGCGAGGCGCCCAACAACATCGAGGCCGAGCAGGCGCTGCTGGGGGCGATGCTCGTCAACAACGACGCCTTCTACCGCGTCTCGGATTTCCTCAAGCCCAACCATTTCTACGAGCCGCTGCACCGGCGCATCTACGAGGTCTCGGCCGAGCTGATCCGCATGGGCAAGATGGCCAACCCGGTGACGATCAAGACCTTCCTGCCCGCCGGCGAGAAGGTCGGCGAGATGACCGTCGCGCATTATCTGGCGCGGCTGGCGGCCGAGGCCGTCACCGTCATCAACGCCGCCGACTACGGCCGCGCCATCTACGAGCTGGCGACCCGCCGGGCGCTGATCACCGTCGGCGAGGACATGGTCAACATCGCCTATGACGCGCCGGTCGACATGTCGCCGGCCCACCAGATCGAGGATGCCGAGCGGCGGCTGTTCGAGCTGGCCGAGACCGGGCGCTACGACGGCGGCTTCGAGAGCTTCAACGACGCGGTCAAGACCGCCGTCGACATGGCCAACGCCGCCTATATGCGCGACGGGCACCTGTCCGGCATCGCCACCGGCCTGCGCGACCTCGACAAGCGCATGGGCGGGCTCCAGCCTTCGGACCTCATCATCCTCGCCGGTCGCCCCGGCATGGGCAAGACTTCGCTCGCCACCAACATCGCCTTCAACATCGCCAACGCCTACGAGCCGGTGCAGCAGGCGGACGGCTCATTCAAGGCGGCCAATGGCGGCGTCGTCGGCTTCTTCTCGCTCGAAATGTCGTCCGAGCAGCTCGCCACCCGCATCATCTCCGAGCAGACGGAAATCCCCTCCTCGAAGATCAGGCGCGGCGAGATCACCGAGATGGATTTCGAGAAGCTCGTCGCCTGCTCGCAGATGATGCAGAAGCTGCCGCTCTACATTGACCAGACCGGCGGCATCTCCATCGCCCAGCTCGCGGCGCGCGCACGGCGTCTGAAGCGCCAGCGCGGGCTCGACGTGCTGGTCATCGACTATGTCCAGCTCATGCAGGGCACGAGCGCGCGCGCCGCGCAGAACCGCGTGCAGGAGATCACCGAGATCACCACGGGCCTCAAGGCGCTGGCCAAGGAATTGCAGACGCCGATCATCGCGCTGTCGCAGCTCTCGCGTCAGGTCGAGAGCCGCGACGACAAGCGCCCCCAGCTCTCGGACCTGCGCGAATCGGGCTCGATCGAGCAGGACGCGGACGTGGTGCTGTTCGTCTACCGCGAGGAATACTACCTCAAGAACAAGGAGCCGAAGCCGGGCACCGACGAATACATCAAATGGGAAGGCGAGATGGCCGAGGCGCGCGGCAAGGCCGAGGTCATCATTGCCAAGCAGCGCCACGGCCCCACCGGCACCGTCGGCCTCGGCTTCCAGGGCGAGTTCACCCGATTCTTCGATCTGGCCGAAGACAGCCGCCTGCCGGAGCGTTTCGAATAG
- the alr gene encoding alanine racemase, producing the protein MSEWHPLPPDAGPNCGHDGVDPRIVGGRLTVDLDALVENYRLLQRRAAPARAAGVVKANAYGLGAARVGKALWNAGCRTFFVALPQEGIELRAALPEAEIYILNGTFGPEAAPAFAAHRLMPVIGSQADISCWEAFGWNEGETPRPCAIHVDTGMNRLGLSPDEALAFAADNALTGALTPRLIMSHLACGDEAEHPLNRRQLESFQAVRAAFQGIESSLSNSAGIFLGPEFHFNVVRPGIALYGGQPCNGADNPMQAVATLEARVVQVRRGRSGDTASYGAHGRLDRDSVIAVVSTGYADGYHRASSFAGVPLRRASPAGGYGFVHGWRVPVLGRVTMDLTLFDVTDLGPDGVAIGDWIELFGRNIPVDEAATAAGTISYEMLTSLGRRYHRRYVGGDG; encoded by the coding sequence ATGAGCGAATGGCACCCCCTTCCCCCCGACGCCGGCCCCAATTGTGGCCATGACGGCGTCGACCCGCGCATCGTCGGCGGCCGGCTGACCGTCGACCTCGACGCACTGGTCGAGAACTACCGGCTGTTGCAGCGCCGGGCCGCGCCTGCGCGCGCCGCCGGCGTGGTCAAGGCCAACGCCTACGGGCTCGGCGCGGCGCGCGTCGGCAAGGCGCTGTGGAATGCCGGCTGCCGCACCTTCTTCGTGGCGCTGCCGCAGGAGGGCATCGAGCTGCGCGCGGCGCTGCCGGAGGCCGAGATCTACATCCTCAACGGCACGTTCGGGCCGGAGGCCGCGCCGGCCTTCGCCGCCCACCGGCTGATGCCGGTCATCGGCTCGCAGGCCGACATCTCGTGCTGGGAGGCCTTCGGCTGGAACGAGGGCGAGACGCCCCGCCCCTGCGCCATCCATGTCGACACCGGCATGAACCGGCTCGGGCTGTCGCCGGACGAGGCGCTGGCCTTCGCGGCCGACAACGCGCTGACCGGCGCGCTCACCCCGCGGCTGATCATGAGCCACCTCGCCTGCGGCGACGAGGCCGAGCACCCGCTGAACCGGCGGCAACTGGAATCGTTTCAGGCGGTTAGGGCGGCTTTCCAAGGCATCGAATCAAGCCTTTCCAACTCCGCCGGCATCTTCCTCGGGCCGGAGTTCCACTTCAACGTCGTCAGGCCGGGCATCGCGCTCTATGGCGGCCAGCCCTGCAACGGCGCCGACAACCCGATGCAGGCGGTGGCGACGCTCGAGGCGCGCGTGGTGCAGGTGCGCCGCGGCCGCTCCGGCGACACGGCGAGCTACGGCGCCCATGGCAGGCTCGACCGCGATTCGGTGATCGCCGTCGTCTCGACCGGCTATGCCGACGGCTACCACCGCGCCTCGTCCTTCGCCGGCGTGCCGCTGCGCCGGGCGAGCCCCGCCGGCGGATACGGCTTCGTCCACGGCTGGCGCGTGCCGGTGCTCGGCCGCGTGACCATGGATCTCACGCTGTTCGACGTCACCGATCTCGGCCCCGACGGCGTCGCCATCGGCGACTGGATCGAGCTGTTCGGCAGGAACATCCCGGTCGACGAGGCGGCCACCGCCGCCGGCACCATTTCCTACGAGATGCTGACTTCGCTCGGCCGGCGCTACCACCGCCGCTACGTGGGCGGCGATGGCTAA